One genomic region from Methanocaldococcus fervens AG86 encodes:
- the rplM gene encoding 50S ribosomal protein L13, which yields MTVIDAEGAILGRLASEVAKRALRGEEIIIVNAEKVVITGNRDWIIKTYQEEREKKNVANPRRFGPKFPRRPDDILRRTIRKMLPYKKAKGREAFKRVKVFVGNPKNLTVDEKISHKLNTTKYITLAELSKHLGAKF from the coding sequence ATGACAGTAATCGATGCTGAAGGAGCAATATTGGGAAGATTGGCTTCAGAAGTAGCAAAAAGAGCTTTGAGAGGAGAAGAAATTATCATTGTAAATGCTGAGAAGGTAGTTATTACAGGTAATAGGGATTGGATTATAAAAACCTACCAAGAAGAGAGAGAAAAGAAAAACGTCGCTAACCCAAGAAGATTTGGCCCAAAATTCCCAAGAAGACCAGATGATATATTAAGAAGAACAATAAGAAAAATGCTTCCATACAAAAAGGCAAAAGGAAGAGAGGCATTTAAAAGGGTTAAGGTATTTGTTGGAAACCCTAAAAACTTAACAGTTGATGAAAAAATAAGCCACAAGTTAAACACAACAAAATACATTACATTGGCTGAGTTAAGCAAACACTTAGGAGCGAAATTCTGA
- a CDS encoding 50S ribosomal protein L18e — protein MKKITATNPRLVKLIEMLKEESYKNQAKIWKDVARRLAKPRRRRAEVNLSKINRYTKDGDVVLVPGKVLGAGKLEHKVVVAAFAFSETAKKLIKEAGGEAITIEELIKKNPKGSNVKIMA, from the coding sequence ATGAAAAAGATAACAGCTACAAACCCAAGATTGGTTAAGTTAATTGAGATGTTGAAGGAAGAAAGTTACAAAAACCAGGCAAAGATTTGGAAAGATGTAGCAAGAAGGTTAGCAAAACCAAGAAGGAGAAGAGCTGAAGTAAACTTAAGTAAGATAAATAGATACACAAAAGATGGAGATGTTGTCTTAGTTCCTGGTAAGGTTTTAGGTGCTGGAAAATTAGAGCATAAAGTTGTTGTTGCAGCATTTGCGTTTTCAGAAACAGCTAAAAAATTGATAAAAGAAGCTGGTGGAGAGGCAATAACAATTGAAGAATTAATAAAGAAAAATCCAAAAGGATCAAATGTTAAAATTATGGCATAA
- a CDS encoding DNA-directed RNA polymerase subunit D: MITIKEKRKTRIGEEFIFSLKAPISFSNAIRRIMISEVPTYAIEDVYIFENSSSMDDEIIAHRLGLIPIKGKPLLENEIITFTLEKEGPCTVYSSDLKSENGEVAFKNIPIVKLGNGQKIQIECEAVPGIGKVHAKWQPCNAVYKQISEDEVEFFVETFGQMEAEEILEEAVKILKNKAESFLQQLELLEQ, from the coding sequence TTGATTACAATCAAAGAGAAAAGAAAAACAAGAATTGGGGAGGAGTTTATTTTTTCTTTAAAAGCCCCAATTTCATTTTCCAATGCTATTAGAAGGATAATGATTTCAGAAGTTCCTACTTATGCAATAGAGGATGTTTATATATTTGAGAACTCATCATCAATGGATGATGAGATTATAGCCCATAGGTTAGGTTTAATTCCAATTAAAGGAAAGCCTTTATTGGAAAATGAGATTATAACATTCACCTTAGAAAAAGAAGGGCCATGCACAGTTTATTCATCAGACTTGAAATCAGAAAATGGGGAAGTTGCCTTTAAAAACATTCCAATTGTTAAATTAGGTAATGGGCAAAAAATACAGATTGAATGTGAAGCTGTTCCTGGCATTGGAAAGGTTCATGCAAAATGGCAACCATGCAATGCAGTTTATAAGCAAATTTCTGAAGATGAAGTAGAATTCTTCGTTGAAACATTTGGACAAATGGAAGCAGAAGAAATCTTAGAAGAAGCTGTTAAAATACTAAAAAATAAAGCTGAAAGTTTCTTACAACAGCTAGAATTACTTGAACAATAA
- a CDS encoding 30S ribosomal protein S11 → MAEQKKEKWGIVHIYSSYNNTIIHATDITGAETIARISGGMVTRNQRDEGSPYAAMQAAFKLAEMLKERGIENIHIKVRAPGGSGQKNPGPGAQAAIRALARAGLRIGRIEDVTPVPHDGTTPKKAFKK, encoded by the coding sequence ATGGCAGAACAGAAAAAAGAAAAATGGGGGATTGTCCACATTTATTCATCATACAACAACACAATAATTCATGCAACAGATATTACAGGAGCTGAGACAATTGCAAGAATCTCTGGTGGGATGGTTACAAGAAACCAGAGAGATGAGGGTTCACCTTACGCGGCAATGCAGGCAGCATTTAAATTGGCAGAAATGTTAAAGGAGAGGGGAATTGAAAACATTCACATAAAAGTTAGAGCTCCAGGGGGAAGTGGACAGAAAAACCCAGGACCTGGAGCTCAAGCTGCAATTAGAGCTTTAGCAAGAGCTGGATTAAGAATTGGAAGAATTGAAGATGTCACACCAGTTCCACACGATGGAACAACACCTAAGAAGGCTTTCAAAAAGTAA
- a CDS encoding 30S ribosomal protein S4 — translation MGDPRRRFKKTYETPNHPWIKERIEREKELCRKYGLRRKREVWKAETILRKYRRQARRLISDRTEQGAKEAVQLFNVLKKYNILKVENPTLDDVLSLTVEDILERRLQTLVFRKGLARTPRQARQLIVHGHIAVNGRVVTAPSYLVTVEEEDKITYAKNSPFNDENHPERAKIVGLVEETQETE, via the coding sequence ATGGGAGATCCAAGGAGAAGATTTAAAAAGACATACGAAACACCAAACCATCCATGGATTAAGGAAAGAATTGAGAGAGAAAAAGAGTTATGTAGAAAGTATGGTTTAAGAAGAAAGAGAGAAGTTTGGAAAGCAGAAACAATTTTGAGAAAATACAGAAGGCAGGCAAGAAGATTGATTAGCGACAGAACAGAGCAAGGGGCTAAAGAGGCAGTTCAGCTCTTCAACGTATTGAAAAAATACAACATATTAAAAGTTGAAAACCCAACATTGGATGACGTTTTATCATTAACAGTTGAAGACATTTTAGAGAGAAGATTACAAACACTTGTATTTAGAAAGGGATTGGCAAGGACACCAAGACAAGCAAGACAGTTAATAGTCCATGGACATATAGCAGTTAACGGGAGAGTTGTTACTGCTCCAAGCTACTTGGTAACAGTTGAAGAAGAGGACAAAATTACTTATGCTAAAAACTCCCCATTCAATGATGAAAACCATCCAGAAAGAGCTAAAATCGTTGGATTAGTAGAGGAAACACAAGAGACCGAATAA
- a CDS encoding 30S ribosomal protein S13 codes for MQNPEFKYLIRVSRTDLDGNKKLIMALQDIYGVGEAMARAIVRVAKLDPDKLAGYLTDEEVKKIEEILADPAKFGIPSWMFNRRKDYVTGEDKHVIESDLMVVKQEDINRLKRVRCYRGIRHELGLPCRGQRTKSTFRRGQTVGVSRRKK; via the coding sequence ATGCAAAATCCTGAATTTAAATACTTAATTAGAGTTTCAAGGACAGATTTAGATGGAAACAAGAAGTTAATAATGGCTCTCCAGGACATCTACGGTGTTGGAGAGGCAATGGCAAGAGCTATTGTAAGAGTTGCTAAATTAGATCCTGATAAATTAGCTGGTTACTTAACAGATGAAGAAGTTAAGAAAATTGAAGAAATATTGGCAGACCCTGCTAAATTTGGAATCCCATCATGGATGTTTAACAGAAGAAAGGATTACGTTACTGGAGAAGACAAACACGTTATTGAAAGTGATTTAATGGTTGTAAAACAGGAAGATATAAACAGATTGAAGAGAGTCAGATGTTACAGAGGTATCAGACACGAGCTTGGATTGCCATGTAGAGGACAAAGAACAAAGAGTACATTTAGAAGAGGACAAACAGTTGGAGTTTCAAGAAGAAAGAAATAA
- a CDS encoding branched-chain amino acid ABC transporter permease → MIIELISLILLWFGIYYIVSLSLNMEFGYAGIPNFGKALSVLVGAIAVGGILNRLLMLYYGVGGGLIEGSTYATSMINDLIASNPIVGIGILILTIILASILGFIVGAIFILPSAKLKEDYLGVTLLAISETVFLVCTYNLNIIGGYYGVSTPDILAFVSGEYRGWVFTGIVLFIAFLAYLFFERLLNTPFGRILRAMRENEDTVKAFGRDIMRLRIKTVAIGSAVGAIAGALYSLYTVNIVANAFTRVEWTFFPFLMILLGGKGNNKGVALGVLCYVIVKVLLDVYKYNLKYSLNIPFEPVWLSYMLFGVLMLLILYYKPSGLIPEKPIITLPMKKKIMEISGK, encoded by the coding sequence ATGATTATTGAACTAATTTCACTGATTTTATTATGGTTTGGGATATATTACATTGTTTCATTATCTTTAAACATGGAATTTGGTTATGCTGGAATCCCTAACTTTGGAAAAGCTTTATCAGTATTGGTTGGAGCTATCGCAGTTGGAGGGATTTTAAATAGGTTGTTAATGCTATATTATGGTGTTGGAGGAGGGTTAATTGAGGGAAGTACTTATGCAACATCTATGATAAATGATTTAATTGCCTCAAATCCAATAGTAGGGATTGGGATTTTAATATTGACCATAATATTAGCTTCAATCCTTGGATTTATAGTTGGAGCAATTTTTATCCTCCCAAGCGCTAAGTTAAAAGAAGATTATTTGGGTGTTACATTATTAGCTATAAGCGAAACTGTGTTTTTAGTTTGTACTTACAACCTAAATATAATTGGAGGTTATTATGGGGTTTCAACACCTGACATCTTAGCGTTTGTATCTGGGGAGTATAGGGGCTGGGTATTCACGGGAATAGTTTTATTCATTGCATTTTTAGCTTATTTGTTCTTTGAGAGGTTGTTAAATACACCATTTGGTAGGATATTGAGGGCGATGAGGGAAAATGAAGATACTGTTAAAGCTTTTGGTAGAGACATAATGAGGTTGAGAATAAAAACAGTTGCCATTGGCTCTGCGGTAGGGGCAATTGCTGGGGCTTTATATTCATTATATACTGTAAATATTGTAGCTAATGCATTTACAAGGGTTGAATGGACATTTTTCCCATTTTTGATGATTTTATTGGGAGGAAAGGGGAATAATAAAGGTGTGGCTCTGGGAGTTTTATGCTATGTTATAGTTAAGGTGTTATTGGACGTTTATAAATACAACTTAAAATATTCCCTGAATATTCCATTTGAGCCTGTTTGGCTCTCCTATATGTTATTTGGAGTTTTAATGCTTCTCATCCTGTATTATAAGCCATCTGGTTTAATCCCTGAAAAACCAATCATAACTCTGCCAATGAAAAAGAAAATAATGGAAATTAGTGGTAAATGA
- a CDS encoding branched-chain amino acid ABC transporter permease, translating to MILEGAIIYSNLLVLLALGLTLTYITTNVPNFAQGSYAIVGSYVALTMLKLFDISPYLSLPVLFIVGAIVGLITYLALKPLIKREASVEILMIATLAIDLVLLGIIGAYSEILSVIVGSTQAKFVFANLDFTIFGLKGILFVSTLVIVILLIGLYILLYKTKFGIALRASMENPSLAQTMGINVERTRLFSWILSGALAGVAGGLLPFMQEIVPATGDLIIISIFAASIVGGLRHISGALIGGYIIGISESLITYYLSLAFGTGFLVYGKVISLIMMIITLLVAPYGITGVDWKKVRKKYLSII from the coding sequence ATGATTTTAGAAGGGGCGATTATATATTCCAACCTTTTGGTTTTATTGGCTTTAGGATTAACTTTAACTTATATAACAACAAATGTTCCAAATTTTGCTCAGGGTAGTTATGCAATAGTTGGAAGTTATGTGGCTTTAACCATGTTAAAGTTGTTTGATATAAGCCCTTATCTTTCCCTGCCAGTTCTGTTTATAGTTGGAGCGATAGTTGGTCTAATAACTTATTTGGCTTTAAAACCGTTGATAAAGAGGGAAGCTTCAGTAGAGATTTTGATGATTGCTACATTGGCAATTGATTTAGTATTGTTGGGAATTATTGGGGCATATTCTGAAATATTAAGTGTGATTGTTGGCTCCACCCAGGCAAAATTCGTTTTTGCAAATCTGGATTTTACAATATTTGGGCTTAAAGGAATTCTGTTTGTTTCAACACTGGTTATTGTAATATTATTGATTGGGCTTTACATCTTATTATATAAAACGAAGTTTGGTATTGCTTTAAGAGCTTCAATGGAAAATCCTTCCTTAGCTCAAACAATGGGAATTAATGTAGAGAGAACAAGGTTGTTTTCATGGATTCTTTCTGGAGCTTTGGCAGGAGTTGCTGGAGGACTTTTACCATTCATGCAGGAAATTGTTCCGGCTACTGGAGATTTAATTATAATTTCAATATTTGCTGCAAGTATTGTTGGAGGATTGAGGCATATAAGTGGAGCTTTAATTGGGGGCTATATCATTGGAATATCTGAGAGTTTAATAACTTATTATTTATCACTGGCATTTGGAACTGGATTTTTAGTTTATGGAAAGGTCATTTCATTAATTATGATGATAATAACGCTTTTAGTAGCTCCTTATGGGATTACAGGAGTTGATTGGAAGAAAGTTAGGAAAAAATACCTTTCCATAATTTAA
- a CDS encoding ABC transporter ATP-binding protein: MEILKTEGIVKYFGEFKALDRVSISVNKGDVTLIIGPNGSGKSTLINVITGFLKADEGKVYFENKDITNKEPAELYHHGIVRTFQTPQPLKEMTVLENLLIGEINPGEKPLNALLYKKWIPKEEEMVEKAFKILDFLKLSHLYDRKAGELSGGQMKLVEIGRALMTNPKLIVMDEPIAGVAPGLAHDIFNHVLELKDKGITFLIIEHRLDIVLNYIDHLYVMFNGKIIAEGRGEEIEKVLSDPKVVEIYIGE, translated from the coding sequence ATGGAAATTTTGAAGACAGAGGGCATTGTGAAGTATTTTGGTGAATTTAAAGCTTTAGATAGGGTGTCAATAAGTGTGAATAAAGGAGATGTTACCTTAATTATTGGGCCAAATGGGAGTGGAAAATCTACGTTGATAAATGTGATTACAGGATTTTTGAAAGCAGATGAAGGGAAGGTTTATTTTGAAAATAAGGATATAACAAATAAAGAACCAGCTGAGCTCTACCATCACGGAATTGTTAGAACGTTTCAAACACCACAACCATTAAAGGAAATGACTGTTCTTGAAAATTTGTTAATAGGGGAGATTAACCCAGGAGAAAAACCTTTAAACGCCCTTTTATACAAAAAATGGATTCCAAAAGAAGAAGAGATGGTCGAAAAGGCTTTTAAAATATTGGATTTTTTAAAATTATCTCATCTTTATGATAGAAAGGCTGGAGAGCTTAGTGGAGGTCAGATGAAGCTTGTAGAGATTGGAAGGGCTTTGATGACAAATCCAAAGCTCATTGTTATGGATGAACCTATAGCTGGGGTAGCTCCTGGTTTAGCTCACGATATATTTAACCACGTCCTTGAATTGAAAGATAAGGGAATAACTTTTCTAATTATTGAACACAGGCTGGATATCGTTTTAAATTATATAGATCATCTGTATGTTATGTTCAATGGGAAGATTATTGCTGAAGGTAGAGGAGAGGAGATTGAAAAGGTTTTATCAGATCCAAAGGTTGTAGAAATTTACATTGGTGAGTAG